The Fusobacterium necrophorum subsp. necrophorum genome has a window encoding:
- a CDS encoding metallophosphoesterase: MKILFITDSHRHFSFLVEMMEKEKPERVFAMGDYTKDFEELSYLYSEIPFEIVKGNCDFWDSHFSEEKIIFLEGKRIFLTHGHLYGVKSNYNSLRKMGRKMKCDIILFGHTHREFLEEKDMILANPGAAQDGKYGILDLQKEKVEIKLKRL, encoded by the coding sequence ATGAAAATTCTATTTATAACAGATTCTCATCGTCATTTTTCATTTTTGGTAGAAATGATGGAAAAAGAAAAACCAGAACGAGTCTTTGCTATGGGAGATTATACGAAAGATTTTGAGGAATTGTCTTATCTTTATTCTGAGATTCCTTTTGAGATTGTAAAAGGAAATTGTGATTTTTGGGATTCTCATTTTTCAGAAGAAAAAATAATTTTTTTGGAAGGAAAACGAATTTTTTTGACACATGGACATCTGTACGGAGTCAAGTCAAATTATAATTCTTTACGAAAAATGGGAAGAAAAATGAAGTGTGATATTATTTTATTCGGACATACACATCGTGAATTTTTGGAAGAAAAAGATATGATTTTAGCAAACCCCGGGGCAGCTCAGGATGGAAAGTATGGAATTTTAGATTTACAGAAAGAAAAAGTAGAAATAAAATTAAAAAGATTATAG
- a CDS encoding phenylalanine--tRNA ligase subunit alpha codes for MKQEIPALREEAKKEIELVSSLGQLDELRIKYMGKKGKLTDLSKGMKDLSVEEKPVIGQLINEAKNEILEALAEKNASLVKEQREKKLKEEIIDISLPSRNLSLGTEHPITETMHFMKNIFTNMGFDVADGPEIEYVKYNFDALNIPQTHPSRDLTDTFYINPEVVLRTQTSPVQIRYMLEHKPPFRMICLGKVYRPDYDVSHTPMFHQMEGLVVGNNISFADLKGILTNFVKEVFGDRRVRFRPHFFPFTEPSAEMDVECNICHGEGCRVCKGSGWLEIMGCGMVDPEVLKAGGYNPEEVSGFAFGMGIERIAMLRLGIDDLRAFFENDIRFLKQF; via the coding sequence ATGAAACAAGAAATACCGGCTTTAAGAGAAGAGGCCAAAAAAGAAATTGAACTTGTGAGTTCCTTAGGTCAATTGGATGAACTAAGAATCAAGTATATGGGAAAAAAAGGAAAGTTGACGGATTTGTCCAAAGGAATGAAAGATTTGTCTGTAGAAGAGAAACCTGTAATAGGACAACTAATCAATGAGGCAAAAAATGAAATATTAGAAGCTTTGGCTGAGAAGAATGCTAGTTTGGTAAAAGAACAGAGAGAAAAAAAATTAAAAGAAGAGATTATTGATATTAGTTTACCAAGCAGAAATCTTTCTCTTGGAACCGAGCATCCCATTACAGAAACGATGCATTTTATGAAAAATATTTTTACAAATATGGGATTTGACGTGGCTGATGGTCCTGAGATTGAATATGTCAAATATAATTTTGATGCTTTAAATATTCCTCAAACTCATCCATCAAGAGATTTGACAGATACTTTCTATATCAATCCAGAAGTAGTGTTAAGAACACAAACTTCTCCAGTTCAAATTCGATATATGTTGGAACATAAACCGCCCTTTAGAATGATTTGTCTGGGAAAGGTATATCGACCGGATTACGATGTCTCTCATACCCCTATGTTTCATCAAATGGAGGGCTTAGTCGTTGGAAATAATATTTCTTTTGCAGATTTGAAAGGGATTTTGACTAATTTTGTAAAAGAGGTATTTGGAGATCGAAGAGTTCGATTTCGACCTCATTTTTTCCCTTTTACAGAGCCAAGTGCAGAAATGGATGTGGAATGTAATATCTGTCATGGGGAAGGATGTAGGGTATGTAAAGGTAGTGGTTGGTTAGAAATTATGGGATGTGGAATGGTAGATCCTGAAGTGTTAAAGGCTGGGGGATATAATCCGGAAGAAGTGAGTGGTTTTGCTTTTGGAATGGGAATTGAAAGAATTGCCATGTTGCGATTAGGAATTGACGATTTACGAGCCTTTTTTGAAAATGATATTCGATTTTTAAAACAATTCTAA
- the pheT gene encoding phenylalanine--tRNA ligase subunit beta, which produces MLISLNWLKQYVDLKENVLELEKALTMIGQEVENIEEQGKHLEHVVIGKIIDYQRHPNSEKLTLLQVDIGEETLQIICGAQNHKLGDKVVVAKIGAILPGNFEIKKSEIRKVDSYGMLCSEVELGIGTNAEGIIILPEDAPIGTEYKKYAKLDDVVFELEITPNRPDCLSYLGIAREVGAYFERKIKYPMTVMDEIIDQVSTQAKITVEDKERCHRYMGRLIQNIKVGKSPEWLKQRIQSMGLKSINNIVDITNFVMFECNQPMHAFDFDKLSGNEVFVRAAKEGESIVTLDGIERELNGELVIADAEKPIAIAGVIGGKATQIDENTKNIFLEVAYFTPENIRKTSRTLGIFTDSSYRNERGMDPEGIPYAMDRAASLIQQVAGGEILSKPLDKYLVKREIVEIPVNMEKVNKFVGKTLDFDMVGNILSNLEILIKPYGPNALLVTPPSYRADLTRPADIYEEIIRMYGFDNIEAKMPKEDISAGKTAEIYSLQETLKKIVTEIGLHEVINYSFIPLKAKQIFHYDQPVLEIQNPLSEDMAIMRPNLQYSLLSNVRDNLNRNQYDLRFGEVAKTFSKIEGEDLAQEDIHLGMVLAGHKDKTLWTTGKESYDFYDIKAYVETVLKAIGIQNYNLVRSVDPNFHPGRSADIQIGKDCVGSFGEIHPDIAELMDIKKERVYLAELNISRMKKYAKKKIGYEKVSKYPAVLRDLAIVLDQDVLVGDMIKTIQKKHPLIEHIDIFDVYYGENLGIGKKSVAMSIVFRDKKRTLSDIKVEERIQSILKMIREKYQGEIRQ; this is translated from the coding sequence ATGTTAATTTCATTAAATTGGTTAAAACAATATGTGGACTTAAAAGAAAATGTATTGGAATTGGAAAAAGCTTTGACAATGATTGGACAAGAAGTAGAGAATATAGAAGAGCAAGGAAAACATTTGGAACATGTTGTCATCGGAAAGATTATCGATTATCAAAGACATCCGAATTCTGAGAAGTTAACTTTGTTGCAAGTAGATATAGGAGAAGAAACTTTACAGATTATTTGTGGAGCCCAAAATCATAAATTGGGAGATAAAGTTGTTGTTGCAAAAATTGGAGCGATATTGCCGGGAAATTTCGAAATAAAAAAAAGTGAGATTCGTAAGGTGGACTCCTATGGAATGCTATGTTCCGAAGTAGAGTTGGGAATTGGAACGAATGCAGAAGGGATTATTATTTTACCAGAAGATGCTCCCATTGGAACGGAGTATAAGAAATACGCAAAATTGGATGATGTTGTTTTTGAGTTAGAAATTACTCCGAATCGGCCTGATTGCTTATCTTATTTAGGAATTGCCAGAGAAGTCGGTGCCTATTTTGAAAGAAAAATTAAATATCCTATGACAGTGATGGATGAAATTATTGATCAAGTATCAACCCAAGCTAAGATTACCGTGGAAGATAAAGAAAGATGTCATAGATATATGGGAAGATTGATTCAAAATATCAAGGTTGGAAAATCTCCGGAATGGTTAAAACAAAGAATTCAAAGCATGGGATTAAAATCGATCAATAATATCGTAGATATTACAAATTTTGTGATGTTTGAGTGTAATCAACCAATGCATGCTTTTGATTTTGATAAATTATCAGGAAATGAAGTGTTTGTACGTGCTGCTAAAGAAGGAGAAAGCATAGTTACCCTGGACGGAATCGAACGAGAATTAAATGGAGAATTGGTTATTGCAGATGCTGAAAAACCGATTGCGATTGCGGGAGTCATAGGAGGAAAGGCAACCCAGATAGATGAAAATACGAAGAATATCTTTTTAGAAGTGGCTTATTTTACTCCGGAAAACATCCGAAAAACTTCGAGGACTTTAGGAATTTTTACAGATTCTTCTTATCGAAATGAAAGAGGAATGGATCCAGAAGGGATTCCATATGCAATGGATAGAGCGGCATCATTAATTCAACAAGTGGCAGGGGGAGAAATTTTATCTAAACCTTTGGATAAATATCTTGTAAAACGAGAAATTGTAGAAATTCCTGTCAATATGGAAAAAGTCAATAAGTTTGTTGGAAAGACTTTGGATTTTGATATGGTAGGAAATATTTTAAGCAATTTAGAGATTTTAATCAAGCCTTATGGTCCCAATGCTTTATTAGTGACACCACCAAGTTATCGTGCAGATTTGACAAGACCTGCTGATATTTATGAGGAAATTATTCGTATGTATGGTTTTGATAATATTGAAGCAAAGATGCCAAAGGAAGATATTTCTGCCGGAAAGACAGCAGAAATATATTCATTACAGGAAACTTTGAAAAAAATTGTCACAGAAATAGGCTTACATGAGGTCATCAACTATAGTTTTATTCCTCTAAAAGCAAAACAGATTTTCCATTATGATCAACCGGTGTTGGAAATTCAAAATCCTTTAAGTGAGGATATGGCAATTATGCGTCCCAATTTACAGTATAGTTTATTGAGTAATGTCAGAGATAATTTGAATCGGAATCAATATGATTTGAGGTTTGGAGAAGTTGCAAAAACTTTTTCCAAGATAGAAGGAGAAGATTTAGCACAAGAGGATATTCACCTTGGAATGGTGTTGGCAGGACATAAGGACAAAACTTTGTGGACCACAGGAAAAGAAAGTTATGATTTTTACGATATAAAAGCTTATGTAGAAACGGTTTTAAAAGCTATAGGAATCCAAAATTATAACTTAGTAAGATCCGTTGATCCGAATTTTCATCCGGGAAGAAGTGCCGATATCCAAATTGGGAAGGATTGTGTAGGAAGTTTTGGGGAAATTCATCCGGATATCGCAGAGTTGATGGATATCAAAAAAGAACGAGTCTATTTGGCAGAATTAAATATCAGTAGAATGAAAAAATATGCTAAGAAAAAAATAGGATATGAAAAAGTAAGTAAATATCCTGCTGTTTTAAGAGATTTAGCTATTGTGTTGGATCAAGATGTTTTAGTGGGAGATATGATAAAGACAATTCAAAAGAAGCATCCTTTGATTGAACATATCGATATTTTTGATGTATATTACGGGGAAAATTTAGGAATAGGGAAAAAATCAGTTGCCATGAGTATCGTATTTCGAGATAAGAAGAGAACTCTTTCAGATATAAAAGTTGAGGAAAGAATTCAATCCATTTTAAAAATGATTCGAGAAAAATATCAAGGAGAAATTCGACAATAG
- the pth gene encoding aminoacyl-tRNA hydrolase → MKLVVGLGNPGKKYEKTRHNVGFMAIDLFLKKHAISGEKEKFLSKVSETMMNGEKVYFLKPQTYMNLSGNALHEIVQFYKINPLDEILVVYDDKDLPLGKLRYKLKGSSGGHNGIKSIISQIGQEFCRIKCGIGSTKGNVVDFVIGDFQKSEEEELQSMLELAVEGIEDWIFNKNSNKMMQKYNRR, encoded by the coding sequence ATGAAATTAGTTGTAGGTTTAGGAAATCCGGGAAAAAAATATGAAAAAACTCGTCATAATGTAGGTTTTATGGCAATTGATTTATTTTTAAAAAAACATGCTATTTCAGGGGAGAAAGAAAAATTTTTATCCAAAGTATCAGAAACAATGATGAATGGAGAAAAAGTATATTTTTTAAAACCACAGACATATATGAATCTGAGTGGAAACGCTCTCCATGAAATAGTACAATTTTATAAAATTAATCCACTTGATGAAATCTTGGTAGTGTATGACGATAAAGATTTGCCTTTAGGAAAACTTCGATATAAACTCAAAGGAAGTTCTGGAGGGCATAATGGGATAAAATCAATTATTTCACAGATAGGACAGGAGTTTTGTAGAATCAAATGTGGAATTGGAAGTACAAAAGGAAATGTCGTTGATTTTGTCATTGGAGATTTTCAGAAATCGGAAGAAGAAGAATTACAATCTATGTTGGAACTTGCAGTGGAGGGAATAGAAGATTGGATTTTCAATAAAAATTCTAATAAAATGATGCAAAAATATAATAGGAGATAG
- the rsxC gene encoding electron transport complex subunit RsxC — protein sequence MKFFGFRGGVHPPENKLQTETFPVEKLEAPKMLYVPLLQHIGAPLDPIVAVGDQVLKGQKIADSQGFLTSPIHSPVSGTVKKIEERVFPLMGTCKSIVIENDGQETWAELSKIENWETAEVKELLAMIREKGIVGIGGASFPTHVKLNPPADTKIDTLLLNGAECEPYLNSDNRLMLENPSSIIEGVKIIKKILGVSTAVIGIEENKPEAIANMKKAAEGTGIEIAPLKTKYPQGGEKQLIKAVLNREVPSGKLPSAVGVVVQNTGTAAAIYEGLVHGTPLVEKVVTVSGKAIATPKNVRIAIGTPFSYLLDACGVDREKVDKLVMGGPMMGMAQFSEEAPVIKGTSGLLALTKEETNPYKPKACIGCGKCVSACPMSLEPVMFARLAAFQQWEGLQNYHLMDCIECGSCAFICPANRPLTEAIKIGKAKLRSMKK from the coding sequence ATGAAATTTTTTGGTTTCAGAGGCGGTGTTCATCCACCTGAAAATAAATTGCAAACTGAAACTTTTCCTGTGGAAAAACTGGAAGCACCTAAAATGCTGTATGTACCACTATTACAACATATAGGAGCGCCTTTGGATCCCATCGTAGCAGTGGGGGATCAAGTGTTGAAAGGACAAAAAATAGCAGATTCACAAGGTTTTTTGACTTCGCCGATTCACTCTCCAGTAAGCGGGACAGTAAAAAAAATTGAGGAAAGAGTTTTCCCTTTGATGGGAACCTGTAAATCAATTGTCATTGAAAATGACGGGCAAGAAACTTGGGCAGAACTTAGTAAAATTGAAAATTGGGAGACTGCTGAAGTAAAAGAATTATTAGCAATGATAAGAGAGAAAGGAATTGTAGGAATCGGGGGGGCAAGTTTTCCTACACATGTCAAATTAAATCCTCCCGCAGATACGAAGATTGACACTTTATTGTTAAATGGTGCTGAATGTGAACCATATTTGAATTCGGATAATCGTTTGATGTTAGAAAATCCTTCTTCTATTATAGAGGGGGTTAAAATTATCAAAAAAATCTTAGGAGTTTCCACAGCGGTTATTGGGATTGAAGAAAACAAACCGGAAGCAATTGCAAATATGAAAAAGGCTGCAGAGGGAACAGGAATTGAAATTGCTCCGTTAAAAACAAAATATCCTCAAGGAGGGGAAAAACAGCTGATTAAAGCTGTATTAAACAGAGAAGTTCCATCTGGAAAATTACCTTCCGCTGTGGGAGTTGTGGTGCAAAATACCGGAACGGCAGCGGCAATTTATGAAGGATTGGTACATGGAACTCCGTTGGTTGAAAAAGTAGTAACTGTTTCAGGAAAGGCAATTGCAACACCTAAGAATGTAAGAATTGCTATTGGAACTCCATTCTCTTACTTATTAGATGCGTGTGGAGTAGATCGGGAAAAAGTGGATAAACTGGTTATGGGAGGACCTATGATGGGAATGGCTCAGTTTTCAGAAGAAGCACCTGTCATCAAAGGAACTTCCGGTTTATTAGCTTTAACAAAAGAAGAAACAAATCCATATAAACCAAAAGCATGTATTGGTTGTGGAAAATGTGTGAGTGCTTGTCCTATGAGTTTGGAACCTGTTATGTTTGCGAGATTAGCTGCTTTCCAACAATGGGAAGGATTGCAAAATTATCATTTGATGGATTGTATTGAATGCGGTTCTTGTGCGTTCATTTGCCCAGCAAATAGACCATTAACAGAAGCAATCAAAATAGGAAAAGCAAAATTACGATCTATGAAGAAATAA
- a CDS encoding RnfABCDGE type electron transport complex subunit D yields the protein MSSILKMGPSPHIRTSETVESVMYDVIIALIPAFLVAVYVFGLRAVIVTGVAVLTCLVTEYVCQKIMKQDISIFDGSAVLTGILFSFVIPVIMPLPYVIIGCIVAIALGKMVYGGLGHNIFNPALVGRAFVQASWPVAITTFAYDGRTGATMLDAMKRGLDMNTVLIAHSGNLHLDALIGKMGGCLGETSALALILGGCYLVYKKQIDWKVPAVMIGTVFVMTWAMGAEDPIMQILSGGLMLGSFFMATDMVTSPHTDKGRIVFAFGIGFLVSCIRMKGGYPEGTAYAILIMNGVVPLINRYIRPKKFGEVKTKNEK from the coding sequence GTGAGTAGCATATTAAAAATGGGGCCATCACCTCATATAAGAACTTCAGAAACAGTTGAATCTGTTATGTATGATGTCATTATTGCATTGATACCTGCATTTCTTGTTGCTGTTTATGTATTTGGACTAAGAGCAGTTATTGTTACAGGAGTAGCAGTATTAACATGTTTGGTAACAGAATATGTTTGTCAAAAAATAATGAAACAGGATATATCAATTTTTGATGGAAGTGCTGTATTGACAGGAATCTTATTTTCTTTTGTAATTCCTGTGATTATGCCACTACCTTATGTCATCATCGGATGCATCGTTGCCATTGCACTTGGAAAAATGGTATACGGAGGATTAGGACATAATATTTTTAATCCGGCTTTGGTAGGGAGAGCTTTTGTACAAGCATCTTGGCCGGTAGCAATCACAACATTTGCTTATGACGGTAGAACGGGGGCAACCATGTTGGATGCTATGAAAAGAGGCTTGGATATGAATACCGTCTTAATTGCTCATAGTGGAAATTTACATTTAGATGCTTTGATTGGAAAAATGGGTGGATGTTTGGGAGAAACTTCCGCGTTGGCCTTAATTTTGGGTGGATGTTATTTGGTTTATAAAAAGCAAATTGACTGGAAGGTTCCGGCAGTGATGATTGGAACGGTCTTTGTCATGACTTGGGCAATGGGAGCGGAAGATCCTATTATGCAAATCTTATCCGGAGGATTGATGTTAGGTTCTTTCTTCATGGCAACGGATATGGTAACCAGTCCTCATACGGATAAGGGAAGAATTGTATTTGCTTTTGGAATCGGATTTTTAGTTTCTTGTATTCGTATGAAGGGAGGATATCCGGAAGGAACGGCTTATGCAATTTTAATTATGAATGGAGTGGTGCCTCTAATCAATCGATATATTAGACCTAAAAAATTCGGGGAGGTGAAGACAAAAAATGAAAAATAA
- a CDS encoding RnfABCDGE type electron transport complex subunit G: MKNKFVHYGVVLFIIAAVSAGILAAVNGFTSQVIANNAIQLVTEARKQVLPAAASFQEEEGKEVEGMMFIPGFDEAGANVGYVVSVDQNGYAGNINFVLGLDMEGKITGINIISSGETPGLGARINEAEWQSHWIGEDDSHEFNKATDAFAGATISPNAVYTGMMRTIKAYKAEVIK, from the coding sequence ATGAAAAATAAATTTGTACATTATGGAGTCGTACTATTTATTATTGCAGCAGTATCAGCAGGGATTCTAGCTGCCGTTAATGGATTCACGAGCCAAGTAATTGCTAACAATGCGATTCAATTGGTAACCGAAGCAAGAAAACAAGTATTACCAGCAGCGGCTTCTTTTCAAGAAGAAGAAGGAAAAGAAGTGGAAGGAATGATGTTTATTCCCGGATTTGATGAAGCGGGAGCGAACGTAGGATATGTTGTTTCCGTAGATCAAAACGGATATGCCGGAAATATCAATTTCGTATTAGGATTGGATATGGAAGGGAAAATCACAGGAATCAATATTATCAGCAGTGGAGAAACTCCGGGATTGGGAGCAAGAATCAATGAAGCGGAATGGCAGTCTCACTGGATTGGAGAAGACGACAGTCATGAATTTAATAAGGCAACGGATGCTTTTGCCGGGGCAACGATTTCTCCAAATGCTGTTTATACAGGGATGATGAGAACTATCAAAGCCTACAAAGCTGAGGTGATAAAATAA
- a CDS encoding electron transport complex subunit E yields MGNKLKILLEGIFTGNPVFVLLLGLCPTLGTTTSAINGFSMGVAVIAVLACSNVLISLFKKCIPDQVRIPAFIMIIASLVTIVDMVMNAYTPDLYKVLGLFIPLIVVNCIVLGRAESFASKNSVFDSLLDGIGTGIGFTLSLTLLGTIREILGNGSVFGISIFPEGFTPALIFILAPGGFMTIGVVLAIINVVKAKRGEKK; encoded by the coding sequence ATGGGAAATAAACTAAAAATTTTATTGGAAGGAATCTTTACAGGAAACCCGGTATTCGTATTGTTACTAGGATTATGTCCAACTTTGGGAACAACGACATCGGCGATCAACGGGTTTTCTATGGGAGTGGCGGTTATTGCCGTATTAGCTTGTTCGAATGTTTTAATTTCTTTGTTTAAAAAGTGTATTCCGGATCAAGTTCGGATTCCGGCTTTCATTATGATTATTGCGTCTTTGGTTACCATTGTTGACATGGTAATGAATGCATATACACCTGATTTGTATAAGGTATTGGGATTGTTTATTCCTTTGATTGTGGTGAACTGTATCGTATTAGGAAGAGCGGAAAGTTTTGCTTCTAAAAATTCTGTCTTTGATTCTCTATTGGATGGAATTGGAACCGGAATAGGATTCACTTTATCTTTAACCTTATTGGGAACTATTCGGGAAATTTTAGGAAATGGATCTGTGTTTGGAATTTCTATTTTCCCGGAAGGATTTACTCCTGCATTGATTTTCATCTTGGCACCCGGTGGATTTATGACAATCGGGGTGGTTTTAGCCATCATCAATGTTGTGAAAGCAAAGAGAGGTGAAAAGAAATGA
- the rsxA gene encoding electron transport complex subunit RsxA, protein MSIGSIFGIIISSIFINNIIFAKFLGCCPFMGVSKKIDASLGMGMAVTFVITIASGVTWLVYWFILEPMGLAYLQTIAFILIIASLVQFVEMAIQKTSPSLYKALGVFLPLITTNCAVLGVAIINIQANYNFIETLINGFSVAVGFSLALILLAGIRERIEYSAIPKAFQGIPIAFLTASLLAMAFMGFSGMKI, encoded by the coding sequence ATGAGTATAGGAAGTATTTTTGGAATTATTATTAGTTCTATTTTTATCAATAATATTATCTTTGCGAAGTTCTTGGGATGTTGTCCTTTCATGGGAGTTTCTAAAAAAATTGATGCATCTTTAGGAATGGGAATGGCAGTAACTTTCGTTATTACCATAGCTTCGGGAGTTACTTGGTTAGTGTACTGGTTTATTTTGGAACCGATGGGCTTAGCTTATTTGCAAACCATTGCTTTTATTTTGATCATTGCTTCTTTGGTGCAATTCGTAGAAATGGCGATTCAAAAAACATCGCCAAGCTTATATAAAGCTTTAGGAGTATTTCTACCATTAATTACTACAAACTGTGCGGTATTAGGGGTAGCAATTATCAATATTCAAGCAAATTATAATTTTATTGAAACCTTAATCAATGGGTTCTCTGTTGCAGTTGGATTTTCTCTGGCATTGATTTTGTTAGCGGGGATTCGAGAAAGAATAGAATATTCAGCAATACCAAAGGCATTTCAAGGAATACCAATCGCCTTTTTGACAGCTAGTTTATTGGCAATGGCATTTATGGGATTCAGTGGAATGAAAATTTAA
- a CDS encoding RnfABCDGE type electron transport complex subunit B, whose amino-acid sequence MEAIVIAIVILGITGLAMGLFLAFAAKKFEVQIDPKIEEIIGILPGANCGGCGYPGCSGYASAIVEEGAAMTLCSPGGAAVAAKIGDIMGASVDTSGEKVVARVLCQGDNTFSKKRFDFDGELKTCSAVTLYAGGDKSCKYGCLGYGDCERVCPVGAIVVNEKGIASVDEEACISCGLCVKACPKSVITMTPVAKKVTVKCMSKDKGGDAKKACGIACIGCFMCQRTCPFGAIEVSNNLAKIDPAKCKNCQLCVVVCPTKAIYTGLNRPLPKKPEPKKPAPKPAAPKPEAATPVTEVKKAVEVEKVEAVKATAEKAEV is encoded by the coding sequence ATGGAAGCGATTGTAATAGCCATAGTTATCTTAGGGATAACAGGCTTGGCGATGGGATTATTCTTAGCTTTTGCTGCTAAGAAATTCGAAGTGCAAATTGATCCCAAGATAGAAGAAATCATTGGTATCCTTCCGGGAGCAAACTGTGGAGGTTGTGGTTATCCAGGATGTTCAGGATATGCCAGTGCAATAGTGGAAGAGGGAGCAGCCATGACTCTATGTTCTCCGGGAGGGGCGGCAGTAGCTGCTAAAATTGGAGATATTATGGGAGCATCTGTGGATACTTCTGGTGAGAAAGTGGTAGCAAGAGTTCTTTGTCAAGGAGATAATACTTTCTCTAAAAAACGTTTTGATTTTGATGGAGAATTGAAAACTTGCTCTGCAGTAACCTTATATGCAGGAGGAGATAAATCCTGTAAATATGGTTGTTTGGGATACGGAGATTGCGAAAGAGTTTGTCCTGTGGGAGCGATTGTAGTCAATGAAAAAGGAATCGCCTCTGTGGATGAAGAAGCTTGTATCTCTTGTGGATTATGTGTGAAAGCATGTCCAAAGAGTGTCATTACTATGACACCGGTAGCGAAAAAGGTAACTGTAAAATGTATGTCCAAAGATAAAGGTGGAGATGCTAAAAAAGCTTGTGGAATTGCTTGTATTGGATGCTTTATGTGTCAACGAACTTGTCCGTTTGGAGCCATTGAAGTAAGCAATAATTTGGCAAAAATTGATCCGGCAAAATGTAAGAATTGTCAACTTTGTGTAGTGGTATGTCCTACCAAAGCAATTTATACCGGATTAAACAGACCACTACCTAAAAAACCGGAACCGAAGAAGCCTGCTCCAAAACCTGCTGCACCGAAGCCAGAGGCTGCTACTCCAGTAACAGAAGTGAAAAAAGCTGTAGAAGTCGAAAAAGTGGAAGCTGTAAAAGCAACAGCGGAAAAGGCAGAAGTTTAA